A window of Actinomycetota bacterium contains these coding sequences:
- a CDS encoding TRC40/GET3/ArsA family transport-energizing ATPase, producing the protein MRILLFTGKGGVGKTTVAAATALRAARSGLRTLVMSTDPAHSLADAFDRDLGSEPTNLEHNLWGQQIDAQKRLEEGWREIQEYVLSLMDWGGVDAVAAEELSVIPGLDEIFSLTDVKRAAESHRYDLLVVDCAPTAETLRLLSLPDAMNWYIERIFPVERRVMKVVRPLVTRVTSMPIADDKIFSAISRLHSSLESVHKLLVDKELTTVRLVVNAERMVIAEARRTYTYLSLFGYRVDAVVCNRLIPETVVDPYFAEWKKVQGEHLKTIGESFAPIPVLRVPLYDREMIGVELLDRLGGDLYGDQDPAGVFHADDPVRIDKQDGGYVLSLRLPFAGRSDLDLMRKGDDLYVKVGPYKRTFMLPSALTRLDIAGAVFEGDRLVVRFAHRAPANATEGAS; encoded by the coding sequence ATGCGCATTCTGCTGTTCACAGGCAAGGGCGGCGTCGGAAAGACGACGGTCGCTGCGGCGACCGCCCTTCGAGCGGCTCGTTCCGGCCTGCGAACGTTGGTCATGTCGACGGATCCGGCGCATTCCCTTGCCGACGCCTTCGACCGCGACTTGGGCAGTGAGCCGACCAACCTCGAGCACAATCTGTGGGGTCAACAGATCGATGCGCAGAAGCGGCTCGAAGAGGGCTGGCGCGAGATCCAGGAGTACGTGCTGTCCCTGATGGACTGGGGGGGCGTGGACGCGGTTGCCGCCGAAGAGCTTTCGGTCATCCCCGGCCTCGACGAGATCTTCAGTCTGACAGACGTAAAGCGCGCCGCGGAGTCGCACCGCTACGACCTGCTCGTCGTTGACTGTGCTCCGACGGCAGAGACGCTCCGGTTGCTCAGCCTGCCGGACGCGATGAACTGGTATATCGAGCGGATCTTCCCGGTCGAGCGACGCGTGATGAAGGTTGTGCGTCCGCTGGTAACGCGCGTAACCTCGATGCCGATCGCTGACGACAAGATCTTCAGCGCGATTTCCCGATTGCACTCCTCGCTGGAGAGCGTGCACAAGCTTCTGGTTGACAAAGAGCTGACGACAGTGCGTTTGGTGGTCAACGCCGAGCGAATGGTGATCGCTGAGGCTCGCCGGACCTACACCTACCTCAGTTTGTTCGGCTACCGCGTGGATGCCGTCGTGTGTAACCGGCTGATTCCCGAGACCGTGGTGGATCCTTACTTCGCCGAATGGAAGAAGGTCCAGGGCGAGCACCTGAAGACGATCGGGGAGTCGTTCGCTCCGATCCCGGTACTGCGGGTCCCCCTCTACGACCGCGAGATGATCGGGGTCGAGTTGCTCGACCGACTCGGGGGCGATCTGTACGGGGACCAGGATCCGGCCGGCGTATTCCACGCCGACGACCCGGTTCGCATCGACAAGCAAGACGGCGGGTACGTCCTGTCGCTGCGGCTTCCGTTCGCCGGCAGGAGCGATCTCGACCTCATGCGTAAAGGCGATGACCTGTACGTCAAGGTCGGGCCATACAAGAGAACATTCATGCTTCCGAGCGCACTGACGCGCTTAGACATCGCCGGGGCGGTGTTCGAAGGTGACCGGTTGGTGGTGCGCTTCGCCCATCGTGCACCGGCGAACGCCACCGAAGGAGCTTCATAG
- a CDS encoding SRPBCC family protein: MKSTRGEKAVADRTEGSIVIQADPSAIMKVITDFEAYPDWADFQATEVRERDDGGRATLVYFELSAGPINARYSLSYNYRDGNSGIEWSFAGGTGVRNIEGEYLLEAEGAATKVTYRTSAELGIPIPGFLKRQGEKRIIDTALKGLKKRVERSS, translated from the coding sequence ATGAAATCCACGAGAGGGGAGAAAGCCGTGGCCGACCGCACCGAGGGCAGCATCGTGATCCAGGCCGATCCGTCGGCCATCATGAAGGTCATTACCGACTTCGAGGCATACCCGGACTGGGCGGATTTCCAGGCGACTGAGGTTCGCGAGCGAGACGACGGGGGTCGCGCCACCCTGGTGTACTTCGAGTTGAGCGCCGGCCCGATCAACGCGCGTTATTCGCTGTCTTACAACTACCGGGATGGGAACTCGGGGATCGAGTGGAGCTTTGCCGGCGGGACAGGTGTCCGCAATATCGAGGGTGAGTACCTCTTGGAAGCCGAGGGGGCCGCAACGAAGGTTACCTACCGGACGAGCGCAGAACTTGGGATCCCGATTCCTGGATTCCTGAAGCGACAGGGGGAGAAGCGAATCATCGATACCGCGCTGAAGGGGCTCAAGAAGCGCGTAGAACGCTCGTCTTAG
- a CDS encoding HAD family hydrolase, with product MAIKAILFDFGHTLMDFGRTEEALRGAYSVIRDRLAAWVEDRSPPEIDELVERIADEIDRMVERSYQQRKLEELDIIELFDDAFSALGYRLPEELLREVAELDHEALVKSVRIEPETVEVIQQLRKKGLRIGLVSNVSQLPELLYRDLENFGLRPLFDGIGFSSELGVRKPRPKIFHYVLDAIGVQPDEAVFVGDRLVDDIAGAHAVGMRAVLTRQYRSEEPDDDIQPDAVIERISELPALIESWV from the coding sequence ATGGCGATCAAAGCGATTCTTTTCGACTTCGGCCACACCCTCATGGATTTCGGCCGCACGGAAGAGGCGCTCCGCGGGGCGTATTCCGTTATCCGCGACCGTCTCGCCGCTTGGGTGGAGGACCGATCGCCGCCCGAGATCGATGAGCTGGTCGAACGCATCGCCGACGAGATCGACCGGATGGTCGAGCGCTCCTACCAGCAACGCAAACTCGAGGAACTGGACATCATCGAGTTGTTCGACGACGCATTCTCGGCGCTGGGCTATCGCCTGCCCGAGGAGCTACTGCGCGAAGTGGCGGAGTTGGATCACGAAGCGCTCGTGAAGTCGGTGCGAATCGAGCCTGAGACCGTCGAAGTCATCCAACAACTGCGGAAGAAGGGCCTTCGCATCGGTCTGGTGTCGAACGTGTCGCAGTTGCCTGAGTTGCTGTACCGCGACCTCGAGAACTTCGGACTTCGGCCTCTGTTCGACGGGATCGGGTTCTCCAGCGAACTCGGCGTGCGCAAGCCGCGACCGAAGATCTTTCACTACGTGCTCGACGCGATCGGAGTCCAACCGGACGAAGCCGTGTTCGTCGGGGACCGCCTGGTGGACGACATAGCCGGCGCGCACGCGGTCGGAATGCGGGCCGTCCTCACTCGTCAGTATCGCAGCGAGGAACCGGACGACGACATCCAGCCCGACGCAGTGATCGAGCGGATATCCGAACTACCCGCGCTGATCGAGTCCTGGGTCTAG
- a CDS encoding DUF309 domain-containing protein, whose protein sequence is MELLRIGVEHFDAQQFFDAHEAWETAWHPSPATEREFWQGITQIAVGFTHFQRNNLVGAVTLLRRGAARLQGYPPEFLRFPVARLAADAHNAADTIERDGPHAQITFPTIAADRQEAASAGSDERER, encoded by the coding sequence TTGGAACTTCTGCGGATCGGCGTGGAGCACTTCGATGCGCAGCAGTTCTTCGACGCACACGAAGCTTGGGAGACCGCCTGGCACCCGTCTCCCGCCACCGAACGGGAATTCTGGCAGGGAATCACGCAGATCGCCGTCGGATTCACGCACTTCCAGCGGAACAATCTCGTCGGCGCAGTGACGCTTCTGCGGCGTGGAGCGGCAAGACTCCAGGGCTATCCACCCGAGTTCCTGAGATTCCCGGTCGCACGACTCGCAGCCGACGCACACAACGCGGCCGACACTATCGAGCGCGATGGGCCCCACGCGCAGATCACCTTTCCCACGATTGCCGCCGATCGCCAAGAAGCCGCCTCAGCGGGCAGCGATGAGCGCGAGCGTTAA
- a CDS encoding prenyltransferase, translating into MVDLAVLGRATRAKTLPVMLSPVVVGAALAWQRGAAYAWGWFGVTLAGAAAFHLAANVVNDYFDARSGVDKLARIDRTAIATGSGLIESGQVSARGMLGLAALLAAAALATGAVIAVARGVAVLAIGSTGAVLAWQYFAPPLRYGYRGKGLGELGIFVGFGVLPVVGSYYVQTGRIDAVAVWAGIVPGMLTTLVVFHHNFLHWRADKAVRKMTPVAVLGPEKALLISAGAIVAVYVALTLEVAFGIFPMYGLLALVTALPLGGSWSRAFRDPTLQRSLNLLGATLGTSFLVGVVLTLALIAAR; encoded by the coding sequence TTGGTTGATCTCGCGGTGCTCGGTCGCGCGACTCGCGCGAAGACTCTGCCGGTGATGCTGTCCCCGGTGGTCGTGGGGGCGGCCCTGGCGTGGCAGCGAGGCGCCGCGTACGCGTGGGGGTGGTTCGGCGTGACCCTTGCCGGGGCTGCTGCGTTTCACCTGGCAGCCAACGTCGTCAACGACTACTTCGACGCACGGTCGGGCGTGGACAAGCTGGCGCGCATCGACCGCACCGCGATTGCGACCGGTTCCGGCCTGATTGAGAGCGGGCAAGTGAGCGCGCGTGGGATGCTGGGACTTGCCGCGTTGCTCGCCGCCGCGGCGTTGGCCACCGGCGCCGTGATCGCCGTCGCGCGCGGCGTAGCCGTGCTGGCGATCGGTTCGACGGGAGCTGTTCTGGCCTGGCAGTACTTCGCGCCTCCCTTGCGGTACGGCTATCGAGGTAAGGGGCTCGGGGAACTGGGCATCTTCGTAGGGTTTGGGGTGCTGCCCGTGGTGGGTTCGTACTACGTCCAGACGGGGCGCATTGACGCGGTGGCCGTATGGGCGGGCATCGTTCCCGGCATGCTGACGACACTGGTCGTGTTCCATCACAACTTCCTGCATTGGCGTGCCGACAAGGCTGTTAGGAAGATGACCCCGGTGGCAGTGCTTGGACCGGAGAAGGCGTTGCTGATTTCTGCCGGTGCGATTGTCGCGGTTTATGTTGCGCTGACGCTCGAGGTTGCCTTCGGGATCTTCCCGATGTACGGACTCCTCGCGCTGGTGACCGCGCTCCCGTTGGGCGGCTCGTGGTCTCGCGCGTTCCGGGACCCGACGCTTCAGCGATCTTTGAACCTGCTGGGAGCCACGTTGGGAACCAGCTTTCTGGTCGGTGTCGTCTTAACGCTCGCGCTCATCGCTGCCCGCTGA
- a CDS encoding MFS transporter, protein MKRAEPNHARRGEFTALLRRNPAFARAYGAQLVSFGGDWFATVALQGLVLELTHQPSIAALLLTTQMLPTALASPFAGVVADHFDRRAVMIIADVARALLALGLLFVNSTNTLWIAFVCMGSMSLLAAFFDPASSAALPNLVREEDLPAANVLMGSAWGTMLAVGAAIGGAVTATLGRDAAFIGDALSFLISASLLASITVRFQSRASRPEGRPQFLSGFAEMLQFARRERHVGSLLIVKAGFGLAGGVLALIAVMATEVFSSGDRGIGLLMSARGAGALIGPFLFRRLFGTHGRNLFRSIAIAFSVFGGGYVLFGLAPTLWVAAAGAFVAHLGGGAQWTLSTLGLQRYSPDAIRGRVFAADYSLISLTIGASMVGAGFLAGRYGTRPVVLGLASLGVVWTAAWTALTRGTWPE, encoded by the coding sequence GTGAAACGCGCCGAACCTAATCACGCGCGCCGTGGTGAGTTCACGGCCCTTTTGCGCCGTAATCCGGCCTTCGCCCGCGCGTACGGCGCTCAATTGGTTTCGTTCGGCGGCGACTGGTTCGCAACCGTGGCTCTGCAAGGCCTTGTTCTGGAGTTGACTCATCAGCCCTCGATCGCGGCACTGCTGCTCACGACGCAGATGCTGCCGACGGCGCTGGCCAGCCCGTTTGCCGGCGTAGTCGCCGACCACTTCGATCGCCGGGCGGTGATGATCATCGCCGACGTCGCGCGCGCGCTGCTCGCGCTGGGACTGCTGTTCGTTAACTCGACGAACACTTTGTGGATTGCCTTCGTCTGCATGGGATCGATGTCCCTGCTGGCCGCATTCTTCGATCCGGCCTCGTCCGCGGCACTCCCCAATCTCGTTCGCGAAGAAGACCTCCCCGCGGCCAACGTGCTCATGGGATCCGCGTGGGGAACGATGCTCGCCGTGGGCGCCGCGATCGGCGGCGCAGTCACCGCAACGCTCGGGCGCGACGCGGCGTTCATCGGCGATGCGCTGTCCTTTCTGATTTCAGCCTCACTTCTCGCCTCGATCACCGTGCGCTTCCAGTCGCGGGCATCCAGACCCGAGGGCCGGCCGCAATTCCTGAGCGGCTTCGCCGAAATGCTGCAATTCGCGCGCCGAGAGCGGCACGTCGGATCGTTGCTGATCGTCAAGGCCGGCTTCGGACTGGCCGGCGGCGTTCTGGCGCTGATCGCAGTTATGGCGACGGAAGTATTTAGTTCGGGCGACCGAGGAATCGGACTGCTGATGAGCGCGCGAGGAGCCGGCGCACTGATCGGCCCGTTCTTGTTCCGTCGGTTGTTCGGCACGCACGGTCGGAACTTGTTCCGCAGCATCGCTATCGCGTTCAGCGTCTTCGGTGGCGGATATGTCTTGTTCGGCCTCGCTCCGACGCTGTGGGTCGCTGCCGCCGGAGCCTTCGTTGCGCACCTGGGCGGCGGCGCCCAGTGGACTCTGTCCACGCTCGGATTGCAGAGATACTCGCCGGACGCAATCCGCGGCCGGGTGTTCGCGGCCGATTACAGCCTGATTTCGCTCACCATCGGCGCGTCGATGGTTGGCGCGGGTTTCCTCGCGGGACGCTACGGAACGCGTCCCGTGGTGCTCGGGCTGGCTTCTCTGGGCGTAGTGTGGACGGCAGCGTGGACCGCGCTCACGCGCGGGACTTGGCCTGAGTAA
- a CDS encoding thioredoxin domain-containing protein, whose product MATTPNQLIDETSPYLLQHALNPVDWHPWGDEALALAAAQDKPLLVSIGYAACHWCHVMERESFQDAEIARVMNEWFVCVKVDREERPDIDAVYMAAVQALTGRGGWPMTVFCTPQARPFFAGTYFPPDDRHGIPSFRRVMEAIRDSWVNRRQDLESRSEELTAHLAQALPARDDEPDPQITQDAARTMLESHDSEWGGFGTGMKFPQASALEFLLRMRDRIPGAREALRLTLDRMARGGIFDQLGGGFHRYSVDRVWLVPHFEKMLYDNALLLRLYARAWQAFESEEFRRTAASTGTFLLREMRQSEGGFSSSLDADSEGVEGRYYVWPYEELIASAGDDMPLAIAAFAAAGNGNWEKTNVLWRPHTDEEIAAQTSTTVEEVRAAIARASHRLFEARRDRARPATDDKVLAGWNGLAIAGLAEAGRTLARADFIQAAAGAADFVLTRMRTPDGRLCRSWRGGRTSGPAYLEDYAMMADGCLTLYETTFDPRWWDEALGLARDLLALFADHEGAGFYDTGSDVPTLLVRPKDLVDGAVACGNSAAAGVLLRITALSGDRTFEEAAAPYLRAVAEHARRSPLGFGSALCALDRYARGSIEIAIVGDLAASGTRELIKTAWSACGPDDALAAGPQGSTEPALLRGRTEHDGRAAAYVCRDFACNAPATESAALRKELVGQTGRSEGRR is encoded by the coding sequence ATGGCGACAACACCCAACCAGCTCATCGATGAGACGAGCCCGTACTTGCTGCAGCACGCACTCAACCCCGTGGACTGGCATCCCTGGGGAGACGAGGCGTTGGCGCTCGCCGCCGCGCAGGACAAACCATTGCTCGTGTCGATTGGGTACGCCGCTTGTCACTGGTGTCACGTGATGGAGCGCGAGTCCTTCCAGGACGCCGAAATCGCGCGCGTGATGAACGAGTGGTTCGTGTGCGTCAAGGTGGATCGAGAGGAACGGCCCGACATCGATGCCGTGTACATGGCCGCGGTCCAAGCCCTCACAGGACGCGGCGGGTGGCCGATGACCGTGTTCTGCACGCCGCAGGCTAGACCGTTTTTCGCCGGAACGTACTTCCCTCCCGACGATCGCCACGGCATTCCATCTTTCCGTCGCGTCATGGAGGCCATCCGGGATTCCTGGGTCAACCGTCGACAGGATCTGGAGTCCCGCAGCGAGGAGTTAACCGCGCACCTGGCGCAGGCGCTGCCGGCGCGCGACGACGAACCCGATCCCCAGATCACCCAAGATGCCGCGCGAACGATGCTGGAGTCCCACGATTCCGAGTGGGGCGGATTCGGAACCGGGATGAAGTTTCCGCAGGCCTCGGCGCTGGAGTTCCTGCTGCGCATGCGCGATCGGATTCCGGGCGCGCGCGAAGCGCTTAGGCTGACGCTCGACCGGATGGCCCGTGGGGGAATATTCGACCAGCTCGGCGGCGGATTCCATCGCTATTCGGTCGATCGCGTCTGGCTCGTGCCGCACTTCGAGAAAATGCTGTACGACAACGCCCTGCTGCTGCGTCTCTACGCGCGCGCCTGGCAGGCCTTCGAATCGGAGGAGTTTCGCCGGACCGCGGCATCCACCGGCACATTCCTGCTTCGGGAGATGCGGCAGTCCGAGGGCGGCTTCTCCTCAAGTCTGGACGCCGATTCCGAGGGAGTGGAAGGCCGGTACTACGTTTGGCCGTACGAGGAACTGATTGCATCGGCAGGCGACGATATGCCGCTTGCGATCGCGGCGTTTGCTGCGGCCGGGAACGGAAATTGGGAGAAGACCAACGTCTTGTGGCGACCCCATACCGACGAAGAAATCGCTGCGCAGACGTCTACCACCGTTGAGGAGGTACGCGCAGCGATTGCCCGTGCCTCACATCGGCTATTCGAGGCACGAAGAGACCGGGCGCGACCCGCCACCGACGACAAAGTGCTCGCGGGATGGAACGGCCTGGCGATCGCAGGGCTTGCCGAAGCCGGACGCACCTTGGCGCGCGCCGACTTCATCCAGGCCGCAGCGGGGGCGGCGGACTTTGTCCTGACGCGGATGCGGACCCCGGACGGCCGGCTATGCCGATCCTGGAGAGGCGGACGCACCAGCGGTCCCGCCTATCTGGAGGACTACGCCATGATGGCCGACGGCTGCCTGACGCTCTACGAGACGACCTTCGACCCCCGATGGTGGGATGAAGCCCTCGGGCTCGCGCGCGACCTCTTAGCGTTGTTCGCAGACCACGAGGGGGCTGGGTTCTACGACACCGGATCCGACGTGCCGACGCTGTTGGTGCGGCCCAAGGATCTCGTCGACGGAGCCGTGGCCTGCGGAAACTCGGCGGCCGCCGGCGTGCTGCTTCGAATCACCGCGCTCTCGGGCGACAGAACCTTTGAGGAGGCGGCCGCGCCTTATCTGCGTGCGGTCGCGGAGCACGCACGGCGATCACCGCTTGGATTCGGCAGCGCCTTGTGCGCCCTGGACCGGTACGCGCGTGGATCGATCGAGATCGCCATCGTCGGCGACCTCGCCGCATCCGGGACTCGCGAACTGATCAAGACCGCATGGAGCGCCTGCGGCCCCGACGACGCGCTCGCTGCTGGACCCCAAGGATCTACCGAGCCGGCGCTCCTGCGGGGCCGGACAGAGCACGACGGACGAGCCGCCGCGTACGTCTGCCGCGACTTCGCATGCAACGCCCCTGCGACCGAATCGGCCGCGCTGCGAAAGGAACTCGTGGGGCAAACCGGCAGGTCCGAGGGTCGAAGGTAA
- a CDS encoding sigma-70 family RNA polymerase sigma factor, translated as MAQSDDGPPSDRDEDLDLDDAELLAEAAEQLAQAEDETPLRPEEAERLGDLDALGTYLREIGRYPLLTAAQEVELAKRIEAGMKSDKRLEKGESLTPTKRRQLEMLARDGASAKHDMVQANLRLVVSIARRYRATGIPLLDLVQEGNIGLMRAVDKFEWRKGFKFSTYATWWIRQAIQRGIADRGRAIRLPVHVHELLVRVRRARSELEAQLGREATDEEVAKAARLPLARVRELRGLAANLLSLETPVGEAGEATLGEFVPDEAANTQFDDVLSGIGREELDRVMSTLTEREQMILRLRFGLTGEEPLTLEEVGRRFGLTRERIRQLEAKALAKLRHPSRSAALRTET; from the coding sequence GTGGCACAAAGCGACGACGGACCGCCGTCCGACCGGGATGAGGATCTCGATCTCGACGACGCAGAATTGCTGGCGGAAGCCGCCGAGCAACTCGCGCAGGCTGAAGACGAAACCCCTCTGAGGCCGGAAGAAGCCGAGCGACTCGGCGATCTCGACGCGCTCGGAACCTACCTGCGCGAGATCGGCCGCTACCCCCTGCTGACTGCGGCGCAGGAGGTCGAACTCGCCAAACGCATCGAGGCTGGGATGAAATCCGATAAGCGCCTCGAAAAAGGCGAGAGCCTCACGCCGACCAAGCGCCGCCAGCTTGAGATGCTGGCGCGAGACGGAGCCTCCGCAAAGCACGACATGGTCCAGGCCAACCTGCGACTGGTCGTTTCGATCGCGCGCCGCTATCGCGCAACAGGCATCCCCCTGCTCGACCTTGTGCAAGAGGGCAACATCGGCCTGATGCGCGCGGTGGACAAGTTTGAGTGGCGAAAGGGCTTCAAGTTCTCGACGTACGCCACCTGGTGGATCCGCCAGGCGATCCAGCGCGGCATCGCCGACCGCGGCCGAGCCATCCGTCTTCCCGTGCACGTGCATGAGTTGCTGGTTCGGGTTCGGCGCGCGCGAAGCGAACTCGAAGCCCAACTCGGCCGTGAAGCCACGGACGAAGAGGTCGCCAAGGCCGCGCGCCTTCCCCTGGCGCGCGTGCGTGAACTACGCGGCCTTGCTGCGAACTTGCTGTCTCTGGAGACCCCGGTCGGCGAGGCCGGCGAGGCGACCCTTGGGGAATTCGTCCCCGACGAGGCCGCGAACACACAGTTCGACGACGTCCTATCGGGAATCGGTCGCGAGGAACTCGACCGCGTCATGTCGACGCTGACCGAGCGCGAACAGATGATCTTGCGACTTCGCTTCGGCCTCACCGGTGAAGAACCACTGACCCTGGAAGAAGTCGGCCGTCGGTTCGGTCTGACCCGTGAGCGCATCCGCCAACTGGAAGCCAAAGCGCTGGCCAAGTTGCGCCACCCGTCACGTTCGGCGGCGCTGCGAACCGAAACCTGA
- a CDS encoding HD-GYP domain-containing protein, with amino-acid sequence MRDFPIRAWLYSTAVAVAAGVLVVFLARDSVRFGSAVGFGLLFLLAELAPINFPQVTYSVSFVVAVAALTGVGPAEAAIAASFGAFDLSVRSRPDWLGRMFFNGAQLTLSTAVAGIAYRTMRGPGADLNAAAFPGILIPLCVVSAAYFLVNTGLVAGMVALVRRLPMREVWRENFLSIVASTFAFAVLGVLLAVLYVQMGLAAVVFILVPLLVARSAFQAAASMGEAYEATLRSLVAAIEAKDAYTRGHAERVSAVTTMIATEMRMSRTEVHALRIAALMHDVGKLVVSTRILTKPGKLTDEEYEHMKAHPVYGREIVDDIDFLRESEAVFAVRHHHERIDGRGYPDGIAGSAIPLAARIVAAADAFDSMTSTRSYRLARGPEEALIELRRCEGTQFDPDVVRALERAIERRGWVPTVEYPGEPTVVLVPEVARA; translated from the coding sequence ATGCGGGATTTCCCGATTCGTGCGTGGTTGTACTCCACCGCTGTGGCTGTTGCCGCAGGAGTTCTGGTGGTGTTTCTCGCTCGCGACTCGGTGCGCTTCGGCTCCGCGGTCGGCTTTGGGTTGCTGTTCCTTCTCGCCGAATTGGCGCCGATCAACTTCCCCCAGGTCACGTACTCGGTCAGCTTCGTGGTCGCCGTCGCGGCGCTTACCGGCGTCGGGCCCGCGGAGGCGGCAATCGCAGCCTCGTTTGGGGCGTTCGATTTGAGTGTTCGGAGCCGTCCCGACTGGCTTGGGCGCATGTTCTTCAACGGAGCCCAACTGACGCTGTCGACGGCGGTCGCCGGGATCGCGTACCGGACAATGCGAGGGCCCGGAGCTGATCTCAATGCCGCGGCTTTCCCGGGCATCTTGATTCCCCTGTGCGTAGTTTCCGCTGCTTACTTTCTTGTCAACACCGGACTTGTCGCAGGGATGGTCGCGCTTGTACGGCGTCTGCCCATGCGCGAAGTCTGGCGCGAGAACTTCTTGTCTATCGTCGCCAGCACCTTCGCCTTCGCGGTCCTGGGCGTGCTCCTCGCGGTGCTGTACGTGCAGATGGGGCTTGCGGCGGTCGTGTTCATTCTGGTTCCCCTTTTGGTGGCGCGTAGCGCGTTCCAGGCGGCTGCGAGCATGGGGGAGGCGTACGAGGCGACACTGCGCAGTCTCGTCGCGGCGATCGAGGCCAAGGATGCGTACACGCGTGGACATGCCGAACGCGTGAGTGCGGTCACCACGATGATCGCGACGGAGATGCGGATGTCGCGGACCGAGGTTCATGCACTGCGTATCGCTGCCTTGATGCACGACGTGGGGAAGCTCGTCGTTTCGACCCGGATCCTGACCAAGCCGGGAAAGCTGACCGATGAGGAGTACGAGCATATGAAGGCGCACCCGGTATACGGGCGCGAGATCGTCGACGATATTGACTTCCTTCGGGAGAGCGAAGCCGTTTTTGCCGTGCGTCACCACCACGAGAGAATCGACGGCCGAGGGTATCCCGATGGGATTGCGGGCAGTGCGATCCCGCTCGCGGCCCGTATCGTGGCTGCCGCCGACGCGTTCGATTCAATGACATCGACGCGCAGTTACAGGCTTGCTCGCGGCCCGGAAGAGGCATTGATTGAACTGCGTCGCTGCGAGGGAACTCAGTTCGATCCGGACGTCGTTCGGGCGCTGGAGCGGGCGATCGAGCGGCGGGGGTGGGTGCCTACGGTGGAGTATCCCGGCGAGCCGACTGTAGTGCTGGTTCCAGAAGTCGCTCGGGCGTAA
- a CDS encoding ABC transporter ATP-binding protein, protein MTVAAIELRDIAKTYGPRARIGPVSLVVPAGVVFGFLGPNGAGKSTVIRLCAGLLKADGGSALIGGRPLAEALRSRRVGFMLEGQAFFSHLSARENLLMLAKMHAAVPVGRVDGVLDLVELSSRSRERVGGYSLGMKQRLSLASALLADPDVLILDEPSNGLDPPGLRLVRNILESRARAGCTIFLSSHNLTEVERVCSHVAFIRRGALVYQGEVAELLSGSAAVCVVASDFEAVRDVLSGAGLSVRVDGGAARVEGAAPAEVCRILAGGGIFPEHISAVSESLEEAFIRLVGGRSGDPGPREDVGEPTC, encoded by the coding sequence ATGACGGTTGCCGCGATTGAGCTTCGGGACATCGCGAAGACCTATGGGCCGCGTGCGCGCATTGGACCGGTGTCCTTGGTTGTTCCTGCGGGAGTCGTGTTTGGGTTCCTCGGACCTAACGGCGCCGGGAAGTCCACTGTGATCAGGCTGTGTGCCGGTCTGCTGAAAGCGGACGGCGGAAGCGCACTGATCGGCGGCCGGCCGCTCGCGGAGGCGCTTCGCTCGCGGCGGGTCGGGTTCATGTTGGAGGGCCAGGCGTTCTTTTCTCACCTGAGCGCGCGCGAGAACCTCCTCATGCTCGCGAAGATGCACGCTGCCGTGCCTGTGGGTCGCGTGGACGGCGTTCTGGACCTTGTCGAGTTGTCGTCGCGGTCTCGCGAGCGAGTGGGAGGCTACTCGCTGGGAATGAAGCAGCGTCTGTCGCTGGCCTCTGCGCTCTTGGCCGATCCGGACGTGTTGATTCTGGACGAGCCCTCCAACGGATTGGATCCGCCGGGGCTTCGGCTCGTTCGTAACATCCTGGAGTCGCGCGCGCGCGCGGGGTGCACGATCTTCCTTTCCAGCCACAACCTGACCGAGGTCGAGCGCGTGTGTTCTCACGTCGCGTTCATTCGGCGGGGCGCGCTTGTCTATCAGGGAGAGGTTGCCGAGTTGCTCTCCGGCTCGGCCGCCGTGTGCGTCGTCGCGTCGGATTTCGAGGCCGTGCGAGACGTTCTGTCCGGCGCCGGTCTTTCCGTTCGCGTGGACGGCGGAGCGGCTCGGGTCGAGGGGGCTGCGCCGGCGGAGGTGTGCCGCATTCTTGCCGGCGGGGGGATCTTCCCGGAACACATCAGTGCGGTTTCGGAGTCCCTGGAGGAGGCGTTCATTCGGTTGGTCGGCGGCCGGTCGGGTGATCCGGGCCCGCGGGAAGACGTGGGGGAGCCGACGTGTTGA